GAGGACGAGCCGGCTCAGCCCGTGAAGAAGCCCACGCCACGACCGGCCGCCAAGCCGCAGATCGCGGCCGATGTCGTTGTTGATGACGACGATGAAGAAGATGTGCGACCCCGGAAGAAACGCGCGAAGGCCGTGGTCGAAGACGACGAGGACGAAGACGACCGGCCCCGAAAGAAAATGAAGAAGAAGTCGGCTGCGGGCGGCTCATCGCTGGCGCGTAACATCGTCGGCGGTGTGGTGCTGGTTATCCTGTTGGGCGTGGTCGTCTTCGTTTTCTGGGACAAGTTTGGCAAGAAGGAAGAGGTCGCGTCGAACACTCCGCCCGCTGGCGATCCGCCCGCCGGACCGCGGCCAGGGCCGCAAGGTCCGGGGCCACGAGTGCCAGAACCGAACAATCCTGGACCGAATGCTCCATCCGGCGGTGAGAAACTCAAACTACAAGCCGCGCAGGTTGATAGCCCTCAGTGGACAGCCGACGGGGAACTGATCCTGGCGCCGTACATCACGAAAGAAAGGCGCCAGGCGTTCGGGGTTTGGGATGTTCGGACAGGCGATCCGCTCGTTTTGATCGAAGATAAGAAGAATCCGCTTTACCCCGATGCTTCTGGAATTTCGCCCGATCGAAAGCAAGTTTCGATCGTGTCCAAAACGGCAAAAACACTGACTCTTTGGAACGTTGCTTCTGGGGTTCTGGAGAAGATCATTAAGCTGTCGCCAGAAACAAAATCTGGCGGCGTGCCCGCGTTCGCTACCTACACACCAGACGGCAAGGCGATTGTGACCGCATACGAAGGAGCCTTGCTCCGTGTGGATCTCGAAACCGGGACGGAGAAGGTTCTTCTCAAGGACATCGAGATCCACGACGTCAGCTATTGCCCCGAAAAGAACTTGGCCGTTTACAACGCCCTTTTGCCAAATGCAACGGGCGAGTTGCGAGTGGTGGATCTGAACCGACCGGAAGCGTCTTTCGTCTTGCCCCTCAAAGAAGACGAGCGTCTCAGGCGTCGCCCTGATATCTCGGCCGACGGAAAGACTGTCGTAGCGTACATTGAGGACCGAACCACACCTGCTAAACCCAAGTGGCTCGTACACGTCTACGACGTGGTATCGAAACAATTAAAGGCACAGGTGCCGCTTCCCACCGAGAGCGAAGATTCGTCTTTACTGCCGTTGAGTGTTAGTGCGGATGGTAACCGTGTGGTTTGTGGCTATTTGGTTTTGATGTCAGGGATGTCTGTGGGTAAGTGTTGGAGCTACGACGTATCTAGCAAAACGCTGCGACAGGTCGGGTCCGATTTAAAACAGCATTTCACACTGATGCGCATTACCGGCAACGGCAGCACCGTTGGGATTTGGCGTGGCAAATCGCTTGAGTTGTACAACGCCGAAACTGGTAAGAACGCGGCCCCATGACCGGAATAGTATCGAGGAACGAGACGGATTTCGCCCGAATGCTGTTGCCGTGCTCGCAGATGTACCGTATCTTTCTTCCAACGCGCTGTGCGTGCGCAGCCGTTATTGAAAACTTAAGTTGGTGAGTATCTTATCCAGAGTGGCTGAGGGGCCAGGCCCGACGACGCCACAGCAACCGGTCTACTGTTGCACGTTCCCGACGTGCGGCACGCGATGCAGGTGCTAACTCCTGCCCGGCAAACGCCGCGGCTCCCGAACAACGGGGGAAGCGGTATGGCCGGGGAAGATAAGATCTCGCGCGGGGCTCACGGCCCCGCCGTACTCTTATCTCACCATAACTGCCGAATTCGGCAGCACTTCTGGCTAAGCAAACCCACCCACTCAAAACGAAATTCCGCCGCGTGATGCGGTCCGTGCGTCTCTCTTCTCAGAGGTTCTGCTGTGGCGAGTAACGACTTCGTTCTGGGGCTGAAGTGTCGCGTGTGCGGCAAGCTCTACCCGAAGGCCGCGAACTTCTTCTGCCCGGACGATTCCGGGCCGCTCGAAGTCGCCTACGATTACGACCGCATTCAGCCGAACGTCAGCCGGGCCAAATTCACCTCCCGCCCCCGCAACATGTGGCGCTACCGCGAGTTGCTCCCGCTCGACGGCGAGCCGACCGTCGGTCCGCAAGTTGGCGGGACGCCGCTCATTCGTGCCGACCGGCTCGCGGACGCGCTCGGCGTCGAACGCCTCTGGATCAAGAACGACGCGGTCAACTTCCCCACACTCTCGTTCAAGGACCGCGTGGTGTCGGTCGCGCTCTCGAAGGCGCGTGAACTCGGGATGCGGATGGTCGGGTGCGCCAGCACCGGCAACCTCGCGAACAGCGTCGCGGCCCTCAGCGCATCTGCCGGGCTGGAGACGGTTATTCTCGTGCCCGCCGACCTGGAGCGCGTGAAGATTTACGGCACTGCGCTCTACGGCGCGAAAGTGGTGAAGGTGTCCGGCACCTACGACCAGGTGAACCGGCTCTGCACTCAAATCGTGATGAAGTACGGTTGGGGCTTCGTGAACGTGAACCTGCGGCCGTTCTACGCCGAAGGCTCGAAGACGGTCGGGTTCGAGATCGCCGAAGACCTCGGCTGGCGGTTCCCGCAACACGTCGTGTGCCCGATGGCGGGCGGCGCGCTCATCGGCAAGATCCACAAGGGCTTCACCGAGCTGAGCCGGTTGGGGCTGGTTGATGCCCCGGTGACGACGAAGATGTACGGCGCGCAGGCGAGCGGGTGCAACCCGATCAGCGACTGCGTGAAGAGCAACCGCGAGCGCCACAAGCCGATCAAGACGCCGAACACGATCTGCAAGAGCCTCGCGATCGGCGACCCGGCCGACGGGTACTTCGCCGCGAAGCTGATTCGCGACAGCGGCGGCTGGGCCGAAGACGTGACCGACGCCGAGATCGTGGAATCGATGCTGCTTCTCGCGAAGACGGAAGGCGTGTTCGCGGAGACGGCCGGCGGGACCACGCTCGCCGTGGCGAAGAAGCTCATCGAATCGGGCCGCATCCCGCGGAACGAGGAGATCGTGATCTGCATCACCGGCAACGGGCTGAAGACCCAGGACGCGGTGTTCGACGCGATCGACGAGCCGACCATCATCAAGCCGACGCTGGTCGACTTCGAGGCACTCACCGGGGCCACCGAAGCGGTGGCAGAGCCGGCGCTGGCATGACGCGGTGGGTCGGCTGGATTGGAATGTGTGCGGCACTTGGCGGGGTGGCGGCTCTACTCGCCGCCGTTTCCCGCACCGCGTTCACGATGTATGATGAAGGGGTTTATTACTACCAGGCGGTGTTGCTCACACGCGGGCTGGTGCCCTACACGGATTACTTCGTTCCGCAACCGCCCGGCATTCTGTTGATCGGTGCCGGGTGCGAGTGGATCGGTTCCGGCATCGTGGGCGTTCGAGCGTTCAGTTGGGTGTGCGGGCTCGTCCTACTGTTCCAGACGTTCCGGCTCACGCAACGAGCTTGCGAGGGAACCGGAACCCGGCACGCGGCACCGTTCGCGGTGACGCTGGTGGCTGCGACGGCGGTGTTCGCGTACCAGTCGATTCACGGAGCGACGAACACCCCGGCCGCGTGTTTGGAAGTGGCCGCGAGTTTGCTGATTCTCGGCACGAATAAGCGACGATTCGCGCTCGCCGGATTTGTGATCGCGTTGGCGACCGCCGTCCGACTCCCGTCGCTGATCGCCGCACCGGGGCTGCTGTTGCTCATTGGGTTCGCGGACGGGCGCGACGGGTTCTGGTCGCGAGCCGCGTGGTTCCTGGGGGCGCTGGGCGTTGGGTGCGCGGTGATCCACCTAACATGTGTGGTGGGGCTGCCCGGTTACTTTGATAACGTGGTCGGCTTTCAATCGAACCGCGTGCGGACGGACTGGAGCGATCGCGCGGGGCAGATCCGCGAGTTTCTGTCGGAGCCCACAGCCATCCTGGGAGTGCCGGCCGCGCTGTGGTTCTTATGCAGCGGACCACCTAAACTCCGCGGAATTGCCGCACACGGGCTAATTTCAGCAGTGTGCATCAGTGTGGCGGGGAAGACGCTCTCGGTAATGTACTACCTGCCCGTGCTGCCGCTGTTCGCGGTGTGTGCGGCAGTGGCGGTGGTTCGGTTGGCGGAAGGAGTATCGCGCCTGTTTGCGCTCGTGGCGCTTGCGGCTGTGGTGCTGCGGGTTCCGGCAATTGTGGGTGTGATTCTCGTTCAGCTCCACCCGAACGACGAACATGCGAACTGCATTGCGGCCGTGCGGAACGCTCCCGGGGACGTGATGCTGGTGGCGGACGGGCGAATCGCGGTGTTGGCCGGAAAACGCTTGCCCGCCAACTACAACGCGACCGACCCCAACGCGCTGCACCTGCTCGGGCGCGAGAAGTTTCACGAGTGGTTCGCCACCGTGCTGCCGACGGTTGATATGGTGGTAGTAACGCCACCGCTGGTGTGGTGGATGTCACGGGGGAACGTCGAACAACTGTTGGCGTCCGGTAAGCCGGTGTTCTTCGACACCGATGCGACCCGCGCCGAGTTCGACGCCTACCGGCCGTAACGCACGAATTGGATTAACGACCGAGGAGATATGGCGATCAAGATTCAAATCCCGACGCCGATGCGCGAGCAGTCGGGTGGTAAGGCGGAAGTGGAGGTGACCGGGGCGACGGTCAAGGCCGCGCTCGACGACCTGCTCCGCCAGTACCCCGGGCTCGGGGCGAAGCTGTTCGATAACGGCAAACTGCGCCCCTACATCAACGTGTTCCTTAACGACGAGGACATCCGTTACCTCGACGAGATGGACACCGCGGTCACGGACGGCGTCGTTCTCGCGCTGATCCCGGCCGTCGCCGGCGGGTGAGCGATGCCCGTGGTCAGCATCTCCGAAATGTTCCTCGACCGTGCGGTGACCGTCACCCGTTGGGTGACAATTCGCGTCGAGGCGAACACGGGGCCGACGATCACAGAGGAGTTGCTGGCCCGGTTCCCGCAGCTCCGCTTGAAACACCCAGAGGCAGCGGAATCACACGAAATACGCTGGTTCGGACTCTGGCGGGACGACGGCAACGACGATCTGAGATACGAACCCGATGTATTGATTGGCGAAGACGAGGTTGTTCACTTCGTCAACCAACTTGGGTGTTGAACGATGGCCGATGAAGCGCCGGACGCGAAGCCCGAAGAGACGCCCGAAGGGGCCGCGGTGTTCCCGGAGATCCCGGCGGAACTCGGCGTCCATCCGCTGTTGCTCGCCGCGATCCATGCTTACGTGTTCCTCGAGGGCTCCGAGGCCGCGGTGCTGAACGCGGCGGTCGCGGAAGAGGCGATGAACTACATCGTGTCGTACCTCCAGCGGCTCGACGGCAACGACCTGCGCCGCGCCCGCGAGGACATGGCCACCCTTGTCGGGTTCGCGAAGACCGAGAAGTGGCCCAAACAGCACGTGCGCTTCCTGCAAGAGTTCCTCAAAGAAAACGGAATAGGTCAATAGGCGCAGCGCCGACTCCACACCGAAGGGGGAGCGCGAACCGCTCCCCCTTACTACTTAACGTACCCATGATCGACACCAACCCGCTCGAACGCTACTCCCGGCAAATGCGCTTCCCCGGCCTCGGCAAAGTTGGGCAGGAGAAGCTCCTCGCGTCGCGCGTCACGCTCTGCGGGTGCGGGGCGCTCGGCACCGTGCTCGCGAACGTGCTCGTCCGCGCGGGTGTTGGCTTCGTGCGCGTCATCGATCGCGACTTCGTCGAACCGTCGAACCTCCAGCGGCAGGTGCTGTTCGACGAGTCCGACGTGACGAACAACCTGCCGAAAGCGGAGGCCGCGGCCACCAAGCTCCGGCAGATCAACTCGTCCGTCACGGTGGAGCCGATCGTCGCGGACATCAACCGTACCAACATTGAGGAGTTCTGCGAGGGGGCCGACCTCATTCTCGACGGGAGCGACAACTTCGAGATCCGGTACCTCATCAACGACGTCGCCATCAAGCACAACAAGCCGTGGGTGTACGGCGGCGCGGTCGGCAGTCAGGGGATGAGCATGACCATCATCCCCGGTGAAACGCCGTGCTTGCGCTGCGTGTTTGAAGCGGCCCCGGCTCCGGGCGAAACCGGCACCTGCGAAACCGCCGGTGTGCTGGCGCCCGCGGTGAACATCGTCGCGAGCTACCAGTCCACGGAAGCGATCAAGTTGCTCTCCGGCAACAAGGCCGCGGTGAACCGCGAGTTGCTCATTCTCGACGTGTGGGAGAACACGAACAAGCGCGTGAAAGTAGCGCCGTTGGCCGGGCGGAAGGGGCAGTGCCCGTGTTGCGCGAAGCGCAACTTCGAATGGCTCGACGGCGCACACGGCACGCAAACGACCTCCCTGTGCGGGCGCAACGCGGTCCAGGTGAGCCACCGCGTGAAGGGCAAGCTCGACTTCGCGTACCTCGCGAGCGTGCTGAAACAGTCCGGCGAGGTGAGCTACAACAAGTTCCTGCTGAAGTTCCAGCTCACCGAGAACGGCGACCCCTACGAGTTCACCGTGTTCGAGGACGGGCGCGCGATCATCAAGGGCACGAGCGAAACGGACAAGGCTCGCACCCTTTACGCGAAGTACGTCGGGCACTGATTGTCATTACGCCCTCTCCACGTTTCGTGAACACGCTCACATGATCTACCTCGATAACGCCGCGACCAGCTTCCCGAAGCCGGAGAGCGTGTACGTCGCGATGGACCGCTTCGCGCGGACCTCGCTCGCGAACCCCGGGCGCTCCGGGCACAAGATGGCGCTGGAGTCCGAGCACGCGCTGTCCGACGCCCGGCACCGGCTCAACCGGTTCTTCAACGGGCGCGACGCGGACCGCTGGGCGTTCACGCTCAACTGCACCGACGCGCTCAACATGGCGTTCAAGGGCGTGCTGAACGACGGCGACCACGTCATCACCACCGACCTCGAACACAACAGCGTGTCGCGCCCGCTCGTCGCGCTCGCGCAGGCGAACCGCATCACGCTCACGCGCGTACCGGCCGACGCGGGCGGAACCATCGACCCGGAAGCGGTCCGTGCCGCGATCGGGCCGAAGACCCGGCTCATCGCGATGACGCACGCGAGCAACGTGCTCGGTACTGTGCAACCGATCGCGGACGTCGGGCGCATCGCGCGCGAACACGATCTGCTGTTCCTCGTGGACGCAGCTCAAACCGCGGGCGCGTTCCCACTCGACATCCAGGCCGCGAACATCGATCTGCTCGCGTTCCCCGGTCACAAGTCGCTGCTCGGACCAACTGGTTCCGGAGCCCTGTTCGTCGGTCCGCGCGCCACGCTGCGCCCGTGGCGCGAGGGCGGGACGGGGGGCGACTCGCTCACGCCCACGCAGCCGACCGACTTCCCGCACCACCTTGAAGGCGGCACACCGAACGTGATTGGCGTCGTCGGGCTGATCGCGGGGCTGGATTTTGTGGAAGAGAAGGGCGTCGAGGCGATTCACCGGCACGAACAGGCGCTCTGCGAGCGGCTCCGCGCCGCGCTGGTCGAGCTACCCGGCTTCGAGCTTTTCGGTCACGCGGACCCCTCACGCAGGGTGAGTGCGCTCAGCTTCCGGTGCGAGGTACTTGCCGCGCCGGAACTCGCGGGGCTACTCGATCAGTCGTTCAACATTGCCGTTCGACCCGGACTACACTGCGCCCCGTACATTCACAAGGCTCTCGGTACCGCCCCTGACGGGCTCGTGCGAGTCAGCCCCGGTGCGTTTAACACCGAAGCCGATATCGATCACCTCGTTGACGCGCTGAAGCAGATCACGGGCACCGTGTGAACCGACTCTGTTAAGTGTTCTGTGCCGCAAAACAACTTCACACTGGAACCACGCGGAGCAAATGCTACCCTAATTATCATTCCGCCGGTGAACATTTCCCCCTCTCCACACCGGCGGTACTCGCGAGGTTCTTACTCATGCTGCGTCGCGTACTGTTCGCGCTCGCCGGGGTCGCTGCAGCAGCGCTCCTGGCGACGGACCGCGCTCCGAATGCAATCGCCGCCGAGGGCGGCGTTGCCGGCAACTGGCAACTCTCGACCGTGACCGCCAGTGGCGAGTCGACGGTGTGCATCCTGAAGATCGAGACGAACGCCGGAAAGCCGTCGGTCGTCATTGTGGCCGGCCCGCCGAACGCGGAAGTCACCGTCAGCGACGTCCGCGTGACGGACAAAACCGTGGCGCTGAACGTCAAACAGGTGCGCACCGTTGGTAAGCAGCAAATCCCGGCCGAGTATGCGTTCGTCGGGGTTCGTGGGGCGGACGGAAAGGTGATTCTGGGGAGCACGGGTACCGATACGGCTCGCACCCGAGCTAAACTGACCGCGACCGATAAGGACAAGCTCGAGGGCGAACTTGTCGTTCGCACGCCGCTGCCCGAGCCGATGACGAAGATCCAGCAACTCAACAGTCGCGTGGTGACGGCGCAAGGCAAGATGATCCAAGAAAAGGATCAGGAGAAGCGGAAGGAACTACAGAAGGAGTTTACTGAAGCGCGCAAGGATCTCGAAGAAAAACTCCCCGGCTTGTACAAGGACGTGGTCGAGAAGCACGCCGACAGCCTGGCCGCGTCCGACGCCGCAGTGAACCTGCTCGCGATGTCCGCGCGCACGAAACCGACGGCCGACGAAGCCAAAAAGCTCGTTCAGATCGTGCAGAAGCAGGGCGCGCCCTACGGCCCGCTGTACACAGGCGTCACGCTCGCGCGGGTCGCCGAAACGCTCTCCGCTCAAGAGGGGCTGGAACCGGTCGCGCTGGCCGCGATCGAGCCGTCCGCGAAGGCGCTGACGCAGGACGATTCGGCCGCGGTGCGGTCCACGATTCTGTCCGCCTACCAACTCGCGCTGACGAAGAACGGCAAGACGGACGCCGCGAAGACCGTGGCCGCCGAACTCGTCAAACTGGAACTCGCGCTCGACGCGGAGTACGTCAAGACGGTCCCGCCGTTCAAGCCGACCGCGTTCACCGGGCGCCAGGACAAGAGCGCGAACCAGGTCGTGGTGATGGAACTGTTCACCGGCGCGCAGTGCCCGCCGTGCGTGGCCGCGGACGTCGCGTTCGACGCGCTCCAGAAGTCGTACAAGCCGACCGATCTCGTGCTGATCCAGTACCACATGCACATCCCCGGCCCCGACCCGCTCACGAACCCCTCGACCATCGCCCGCTGGGACTACTACCAGAAATTCTTCCCGTACGACCCGATGAAGCGGACCGGGATCGGTGGCACCCCCAGCACGCTGTTCAACGGCAAAGTGGCGGCCGGTGGCGGCGGCGGGATGGCCAATGCCGAGAGCAAATTCGTGCAGTATCGGGGCGTCATCGATCCGCTCCTGGAGAAGACCGTCGAGACGAAGATCGGCGGCCGGGCCACGCGCGCGGGCGACAAGATCGACATCTCGGTCGAGGTGACCGAGGGCGCGGGCGAGGACCTGAAGCTCCGGTTGTTGCTCGTCGAAGAGAACATCCGGTACGTCGGCGGGAACCGGCTCCGCTTCCACCACCAAGTGGTGCGCGCGATGCCGGGCGGCGCGGAAGGCATTGCGATCAAGGACAAGGCGTTCAAGCGAACCGTGACGGCCGACCTGGGTGACGTGCGCAAGGATCTGACCAAGTACCTCGACGAGTACGCCAAGACCCGCGCGTTCTCGAAGCCGGATCGCCCGATGGACATGAAGGCCCTGAAGGTGATCGCCCTGGTCCAGAACGACAAGACGGGCGAGATCGTTCAGGCCGCTCAGATCGAAGTCGAAGGCAAAGTTGCGGGCGGGCAGTAGCACCGTTCGTTCCGACGAAGACCGGCGCCACGGGTGGCGCCGGTCTTTTCGTTTTCACGTTCGGGCACGGCGCGAAGCGCGAGCTTCCGCGTTCAAGTATCTTTCCTTCACGGCTCCCCCCGGATATCTTCACCAAACAGCCCACTCATCACGCCGTCATGGAGGGACTCGCAATGACGTTCGAGATGGTCGTGCAGTTACCCGTTACCGGCGCGTTCGGGACGGACGAAGAGTTCGACTTGCGCACGCGGTTGGAACGCGACTTCAACGCGGCACTCGTGGCAGAAAATGCGGGCGAGTCCGGGCGCGGTGAAACCGACGACGGGCGCATGAGCGTCTACCTGGAGTCCGTGACCGATCACGATGCGGCTCTGCGAATTGTGAAGGACGTGCTCGTGCGGCACAAATTGCTGCACCGCGTCACGGTCCTTCTGGAAACGCGCTGCGAGGCCGATTCCGACGACATCGAGCGCCGGGTTCTTTGGCCGCTCCAGTCCGCGGCCGTGCGCGTGGCTTGACCCTTTACACCTCACGGACCGAGCGACTCTCCCACTTCGGTGGCGAGAGACCGTTGTTTGCTTCCTCTCCAATTGCGCTAACGCCAAGTATCGGTCATACTGGAGCATTCGCCCGCGTTCCGTTCGGGTCGCTCCGATGCGTCAATTTTTGGCCGTTTTTATTTTGGCTACGCTGTTCCTGGTGCTCGTTGGGAGCCGATTCCAGGCGTCCGACGGCGATAAACTCGCGGCCGTGTCTCGCCTCACTGCGAGAAAGATCCAAGCCGCACTTCCACCTGACGTGAACATTGCTGCGCCGATCGAAGCGCTGCGCAAGGGGCTACCGACGCACGCCGACGACGCGGTGCGTGCCCGACTCGCCGCGGACAAGCGGTTCGTGGGCGTCGAGTTCAAGGTGACGGCCGAGGGGAACGTGGTGACGCTCCGTGGCGTGGTGCCGGATGCGCGGATCAAGCGATTGGCAGTCGGAGTAGCCGAGA
This region of Gemmata massiliana genomic DNA includes:
- a CDS encoding cysteine desulfurase, which gives rise to MIYLDNAATSFPKPESVYVAMDRFARTSLANPGRSGHKMALESEHALSDARHRLNRFFNGRDADRWAFTLNCTDALNMAFKGVLNDGDHVITTDLEHNSVSRPLVALAQANRITLTRVPADAGGTIDPEAVRAAIGPKTRLIAMTHASNVLGTVQPIADVGRIAREHDLLFLVDAAQTAGAFPLDIQAANIDLLAFPGHKSLLGPTGSGALFVGPRATLRPWREGGTGGDSLTPTQPTDFPHHLEGGTPNVIGVVGLIAGLDFVEEKGVEAIHRHEQALCERLRAALVELPGFELFGHADPSRRVSALSFRCEVLAAPELAGLLDQSFNIAVRPGLHCAPYIHKALGTAPDGLVRVSPGAFNTEADIDHLVDALKQITGTV
- a CDS encoding ThiF family adenylyltransferase; the encoded protein is MIDTNPLERYSRQMRFPGLGKVGQEKLLASRVTLCGCGALGTVLANVLVRAGVGFVRVIDRDFVEPSNLQRQVLFDESDVTNNLPKAEAAATKLRQINSSVTVEPIVADINRTNIEEFCEGADLILDGSDNFEIRYLINDVAIKHNKPWVYGGAVGSQGMSMTIIPGETPCLRCVFEAAPAPGETGTCETAGVLAPAVNIVASYQSTEAIKLLSGNKAAVNRELLILDVWENTNKRVKVAPLAGRKGQCPCCAKRNFEWLDGAHGTQTTSLCGRNAVQVSHRVKGKLDFAYLASVLKQSGEVSYNKFLLKFQLTENGDPYEFTVFEDGRAIIKGTSETDKARTLYAKYVGH
- a CDS encoding iron-containing alcohol dehydrogenase encodes the protein MADEAPDAKPEETPEGAAVFPEIPAELGVHPLLLAAIHAYVFLEGSEAAVLNAAVAEEAMNYIVSYLQRLDGNDLRRAREDMATLVGFAKTEKWPKQHVRFLQEFLKENGIGQ
- a CDS encoding BON domain-containing protein, with product MRQFLAVFILATLFLVLVGSRFQASDGDKLAAVSRLTARKIQAALPPDVNIAAPIEALRKGLPTHADDAVRARLAADKRFVGVEFKVTAEGNVVTLRGVVPDARIKRLAVGVAENTVGVEKVVDELAIPAE
- a CDS encoding WD40 repeat domain-containing protein gives rise to the protein MNAPDAAAGKKVKCPKCQKVLEVPELVVDAPAFEVVEDEPAQPVKKPTPRPAAKPQIAADVVVDDDDEEDVRPRKKRAKAVVEDDEDEDDRPRKKMKKKSAAGGSSLARNIVGGVVLVILLGVVVFVFWDKFGKKEEVASNTPPAGDPPAGPRPGPQGPGPRVPEPNNPGPNAPSGGEKLKLQAAQVDSPQWTADGELILAPYITKERRQAFGVWDVRTGDPLVLIEDKKNPLYPDASGISPDRKQVSIVSKTAKTLTLWNVASGVLEKIIKLSPETKSGGVPAFATYTPDGKAIVTAYEGALLRVDLETGTEKVLLKDIEIHDVSYCPEKNLAVYNALLPNATGELRVVDLNRPEASFVLPLKEDERLRRRPDISADGKTVVAYIEDRTTPAKPKWLVHVYDVVSKQLKAQVPLPTESEDSSLLPLSVSADGNRVVCGYLVLMSGMSVGKCWSYDVSSKTLRQVGSDLKQHFTLMRITGNGSTVGIWRGKSLELYNAETGKNAAP
- a CDS encoding glycosyltransferase family 39 protein; protein product: MCAALGGVAALLAAVSRTAFTMYDEGVYYYQAVLLTRGLVPYTDYFVPQPPGILLIGAGCEWIGSGIVGVRAFSWVCGLVLLFQTFRLTQRACEGTGTRHAAPFAVTLVAATAVFAYQSIHGATNTPAACLEVAASLLILGTNKRRFALAGFVIALATAVRLPSLIAAPGLLLLIGFADGRDGFWSRAAWFLGALGVGCAVIHLTCVVGLPGYFDNVVGFQSNRVRTDWSDRAGQIREFLSEPTAILGVPAALWFLCSGPPKLRGIAAHGLISAVCISVAGKTLSVMYYLPVLPLFAVCAAVAVVRLAEGVSRLFALVALAAVVLRVPAIVGVILVQLHPNDEHANCIAAVRNAPGDVMLVADGRIAVLAGKRLPANYNATDPNALHLLGREKFHEWFATVLPTVDMVVVTPPLVWWMSRGNVEQLLASGKPVFFDTDATRAEFDAYRP
- a CDS encoding ubiquitin-like small modifier protein 1 produces the protein MAIKIQIPTPMREQSGGKAEVEVTGATVKAALDDLLRQYPGLGAKLFDNGKLRPYINVFLNDEDIRYLDEMDTAVTDGVVLALIPAVAGG
- the thrC gene encoding threonine synthase — its product is MASNDFVLGLKCRVCGKLYPKAANFFCPDDSGPLEVAYDYDRIQPNVSRAKFTSRPRNMWRYRELLPLDGEPTVGPQVGGTPLIRADRLADALGVERLWIKNDAVNFPTLSFKDRVVSVALSKARELGMRMVGCASTGNLANSVAALSASAGLETVILVPADLERVKIYGTALYGAKVVKVSGTYDQVNRLCTQIVMKYGWGFVNVNLRPFYAEGSKTVGFEIAEDLGWRFPQHVVCPMAGGALIGKIHKGFTELSRLGLVDAPVTTKMYGAQASGCNPISDCVKSNRERHKPIKTPNTICKSLAIGDPADGYFAAKLIRDSGGWAEDVTDAEIVESMLLLAKTEGVFAETAGGTTLAVAKKLIESGRIPRNEEIVICITGNGLKTQDAVFDAIDEPTIIKPTLVDFEALTGATEAVAEPALA